Genomic window (Lutra lutra chromosome 17, mLutLut1.2, whole genome shotgun sequence):
CGGACGCCCTTCTGCCAGCTCTCTTGCTGCCTGTGTTGCCACATGGGACGGTCCCCCAGTACATCAGCAATTTTTTCCTCAAGAAAAGTCCACGGTTTGGGTTTTTATGACAGGCCTGATTTTCAAacgtttttcacatttttaagcaCACTGCGGTGCACCAAGCCGACACCACCTCTGGCTGGCCTGCAGGGTGCACTGCGCCCTCTGGGAGCCCGTGCCCGGCAGACTGGAAACCCAAGTCCAAGCAGCTCAAGCAGcgtgcctgaggccacacagcaagtcagGGCCAGAGCCGGGTTGGGGACGGTGGCTTCTGCTGCTGACAGGAGGTGTCTCTGCACCCAGGAGAGGCGGCCAGGATGCCAGGGTGTGGGAGCTGGTGGCTGGCGTGGAGGAAGTGtgtgggtgggagcaggagcTTCACGCTTTGCTGTTGTACTGGGGTCGTTTTTGTAAACTGGATCGTGAGCTGGAGCTTATCCCCCCCAGAACTCCATAGAACAGTTTAAAAACCTGGAGAAAGGAAATGTGAGGTTCATCTGTCCCCCAACTTACCCGCCCATCCGTTTCCCCAGATCCCCACTCAGACGCCACGCATCACACATCGTGTGGCCAGCCTGCCTACTCGTTCACGCCTCTGTCTCCCCACTGTCCCCTCTCctccatccacccccacccccccacctgctgtccctccctccctctctccattgtccatctgttactttattttttacggttttttttttttttaatttgacagagatcacaagtaggcagagaagcaggcagagagagagaggaggaagcaggctccctgctgagccgagagcctgatgcggggcttgatcccaggaccctgggatcatgacctgagctgaaggcagaggctttaacccactgagccacccaggcggacCTCCATCTGTTATTTTAAACCaggaactttttagaaaaaaaattttttttaatattttatttatttatttgacagagatagggaaagagggaagcaggagagggagaagcagactccccactgagcagggagctggatgcagggctccatcccatgaccctggatcatgacctgagctgaaggcagacacctagtgactgagccacccaggcgccccaggaatcttttttttaaaggttttagtgAAAGACAGAGCATggggggtcagggggagaagcagactcccggctgagcagggaccccgccCCCAAGgaggggctcagtcctaggatctgaggtcatgacccaaggggaaggcagatgcttaaaggactgagccaccctggcgccccaccgtccatccatctgtccccccacccctgtccgcCAGTCAGTCCATCCGTCTGCCCGCcctccccccccagcccctgcaccATCCACCCACTGACGCTCCTGGACACGCGGCTCATCTGCATCCCCATTAGTTCTCCTCCCGGTCAGCGGTGCCCGCGCGCCGCCTCCGTTTGTTAGGCACTGACTGCACTGTGCAGGGTCCCGGCGACCCATCAGCCCTTCTCCTGCCCCCATGGTTTCCTGGCATTAAGCTTTGCTCGGGCAGGGCCCTTCCTGACTGACACAGGCCcgacccccccacacccccccggCCCCCTGTGCCCTGCACCACCCCGCCCTCACTCTGTGCCTTTGCCCGGCAGGAGATGCGGCCCCCCGGGTGGAGGTGCTGGCGACGGGGGACGCCCAGGCCACGCGTCCCTACAAGCAGGAGCCGGGCAGCCCTCCACCCGCTCCCGCGGCGCCGCCTGCGCCCGGCCTATCCCCCTtcctggcggcggcggcggcggcggccccgggCACCACCTCCTGCCCCGAGTGCGGCAAGGCCGCCCTGAAGCCCGCGCACCTGCTGCGCCACCGGCAGAGCCACTCGGCCGAGAAGCCGCACGCCTGCCCCGAGTGCGGCAAGGCCTTCCGGCGCAAGGAGCACTTGCGGCGCCACCGCGGCACGCACCCCGGCGGCCCCGGGCCTGCCCTGCGCCCGCTGCCCGCGCGCGAGAAGCCGCACGCCTGCTGCGAGTGCGGCAAGACCTTCTACTGGCGCGAGCACCTGGTGCGCCACCGCAAGACGCACTCGGGGGCGCGGCCGTTCGCCTGCTGGCAGTGCGGCAAGGGCTTCGGGCGCCGCGAGCACGTGCTGCGCCACCAGCGCATCCACGGCCGCgcggcgggcggcgcgggcgcgggcgcggcggCGGGGCCCGGCGGCGGGGGCCCCTTCCCGGCCTGGCCGCTGGGGTAACAgccgccgcgcccgccgcccgGCCCCTCCCGGCCCGCAGCCCCCTGCTCCTGCGCCGGCTCCAGTCGGAACCTTTGTTTCTTCGGCTCCTTCTGTCCCGGGCCACACGGCCCTATCCGG
Coding sequences:
- the ZNF444 gene encoding zinc finger protein 444 isoform X2, translating into MALLSPQDLQTPMEVPSPQPVKQEGQTAEGLTLDSPWHRFRHFHLGDAPGPREALGLLRTLCRDWLRPELHTKEQMLELLVLEQFLSALPADVQAWVCSRRPRSGEEAVALLEELWGPAVRAPQDVTEGSGVSAGKDDVGMMPLGDAAPRVEVLATGDAQATRPYKQEPGSPPPAPAAPPAPGLSPFLAAAAAAAPGTTSCPECGKAALKPAHLLRHRQSHSAEKPHACPECGKAFRRKEHLRRHRGTHPGGPGPALRPLPAREKPHACCECGKTFYWREHLVRHRKTHSGARPFACWQCGKGFGRREHVLRHQRIHGRAAGGAGAGAAAGPGGGGPFPAWPLG
- the ZNF444 gene encoding zinc finger protein 444 isoform X1, with the translated sequence MSELEMEAAKAGSPPLNPLVNPAHCVEVLGATSMGSGVPQFQALLSPQDLQTPMEVPSPQPVKQEGQTAEGLTLDSPWHRFRHFHLGDAPGPREALGLLRTLCRDWLRPELHTKEQMLELLVLEQFLSALPADVQAWVCSRRPRSGEEAVALLEELWGPAVRAPQDVTEGSGVSAGKDDVGMMPLGDAAPRVEVLATGDAQATRPYKQEPGSPPPAPAAPPAPGLSPFLAAAAAAAPGTTSCPECGKAALKPAHLLRHRQSHSAEKPHACPECGKAFRRKEHLRRHRGTHPGGPGPALRPLPAREKPHACCECGKTFYWREHLVRHRKTHSGARPFACWQCGKGFGRREHVLRHQRIHGRAAGGAGAGAAAGPGGGGPFPAWPLG